The Anas platyrhynchos isolate ZD024472 breed Pekin duck chromosome Z, IASCAAS_PekinDuck_T2T, whole genome shotgun sequence genome includes a window with the following:
- the GHR gene encoding growth hormone receptor precursor (The RefSeq protein has 2 substitutions compared to this genomic sequence), which yields MDLRHLLFTLALVCANDSLSSSDDLLRWPQISKCRSPELETFSCYWTDGNLYNLTAPGTIQLLYMKRNDEDWKECPDYITAGENSCYFNTSYTSIWIPYCVKLANKDGVFDEKCFSVDEIVLPDPPVHLNWTLLNTSQTGIHGDIQVRWDPPPTADVQKGWITLEYELQYKEVNETRWKELEPRLSTMVPLYSLKMGRDYEIRVRSRQRTSEKFGEFSEILYVSFSQAGVEFVHCAEEIEFPWFLVVIFGACGLAVTVILILLSKQPRLKMLIFPPVPVPKIKGIDPDLLKKGKLDEVNSILASHDSYKTQLYNDDLWVEFIELDIDDSDEKNRVSDTDRLLSDDRLKSHSCLGAKDDDSGRASCCEPDIPETDFSASDTCDAISDIDQFKKVTDKEEDLLCLDRKDDDESLPTLADADAQQPHTNTQSERSESWPPFADSSDSASPSVHTQLSNQNSLTNTDFYAQVSDITPSGSVVLSPGQKSKVGRAQCEGCTEQSFDMDSAYFCEADVKKCIAVTSQEEDEPRVQEQSCNEDAYFTTESLTTTGIGLGASMAETPGLEMPVPDYTSIHIVHSPQGLVLNATALPVPEKEFNMSCGYVSTDQLNKIMP from the exons ATCTTCTACGATGGCCACAAATCAGCAAGTGCAGATCACCTGAACTGGAGACATTTTCATGTTATTGGACTGATGGAAATTTGTATAACCTCACTGCTCCAGGAACAATACAACTGTTGTACATGAAAAG GAATGATGAAGACTGGAAAGAATGTCCTGATTATATCACTGCAGGAGAAAATAGCTGTTATTTCAACACATCCTACACCTCTATATGGATACCATACTGTGTTAAGCTTGCCAATAAAGATGAAGTATTtgatgaaaaatgtttcagtgttGATGAAATAG TACTACCTGATCCCCCTGTCCACCTTAACTGGACTCTGCTAAATACTAGTCAAACTGGGATCCATGGGGATATCCAAGTAAGATGGGATCCACCACCAACAGCAGATGTTCAGAAGGGATGGATTACTCTGGAGTATGAGTTGCAGTACAAAGAAGTTAATGAGACAAAATGGAAGGAG TTAGAACCCAGGCTCTCAACAATGGTTCCACTGTACTCTCTGAAGATGGGACGAGATTATGAGATACGAGTCCGATCAAGACAACGTACCTCCGAAAAATTTGGGGAGTTCAGTGAAATCCTCTATGTATCTTTTTCTCAAGCAGGCGTTGAATTTGTTCATTGCGCTGAAG aaattgaGTTTCCATGGTTCCTAGTTGTTATCTTCGGAGCATGTGGGCTGGCTGTAACGGTGATCTTAATCCTGTTGTCTAAACAACCAAG gttaaaaatgctgatttttcctCCTGTGCCAGTTCCAAAGATTAAAGGGATTGACCCAGATCTCCTGAAG aAAGGAAAGCTAGATGAAGTGAACTCCATCTTAGCCAGCCATGACAGCTACAAGACACAGCTATACAATGATGACTTGTGGGTCGAGTTTATTGAGCTGGACATAGACGACTCCGATGAAAAGAACAGAGTCTCAGACACCGACAGGCTCCTGAGTGATGATCGTCTGAAATCACACAGCTGCTTGGGAGCAAAGGATGATGATTCTGGACGGGCCAGTTGTTGCGAACCAGATATTCCAGAGACAGACTTCAGTGCAAGCGACACGTGTGATGCCATCTCTGATATCGATCAGTTCAAAAAGGTAACTGATAAAGAAGAAGATCTCTTGTGCCTTGACAGGAAAGATGATGacgagtcccttccaactcttGCTGACGCAGACGCCCAGCAGCCACATACCAATACGCAGTCTGAACGCAGCGAGTCGTGGCCACCTTTTGCAGACAGCAGCGACTCAGCTAGTCCATCAGTCCATACCCAGCTCAGTAACCAGAATTCCTTGACAAACACTGACTTCTATGCGCAAGTGAGTGATATTACTCCATCAGGCAGTGTTGTACTTTCACCAGGGCAGAAATCCAAGGTGGGGAGAGCACAGTGTGAAGGCTGCACAGAACAAAGCTTTGACATGGACAGTGCCTATTTCTGCGAGGCAGATGTGAAAAAATGTATTGCTGTGACTTCCCAGGAAGAGGATGAGCCGCGTGTGCAGGAGCAAAGCTGTAATGAGGACGCTTACTTCACCACAGAAAGCCTTACCACTACTGGTATCGGTCTTGGGGCTTCAATGGCAGAAACCCCAGGTCTGGAGATGCCTGTCCCAGACTATACTTCTATCCATATAGTTCACTCTCCACAAGGCCTTGTGCTCAATGCAACTGCACTGCCTGTGCCAGAGAAAGAATTCAACATGTCTTGTGGCTATGTGAGCACAGACCAGCTGAACAAAATCATGCCGTAG